From Betaproteobacteria bacterium, a single genomic window includes:
- a CDS encoding DUF1566 domain-containing protein, with protein MFTLACANVPSASAEATIQEGRLAASGPLVYDPKTNLTWQRCALGQRWSPSGERCDGEPARITFDEAKTLESKGWRVPTLDELMSIVMKDRMPTIDSQAFPDTFPVYFWATDNRDRSSAWYVLFENGRSNHYFPPRTNRDAVRFVRTGPWTKDAGPRPPGHSRKP; from the coding sequence ATGTTCACGCTCGCATGCGCCAACGTACCGTCTGCATCCGCCGAAGCCACGATCCAAGAGGGTCGGCTCGCCGCCTCCGGACCCCTTGTCTACGACCCGAAGACGAATCTCACGTGGCAACGCTGCGCGCTCGGGCAGCGCTGGTCACCCTCAGGCGAGCGTTGCGATGGCGAACCGGCACGAATCACGTTCGACGAGGCCAAGACGCTGGAATCCAAGGGATGGCGCGTTCCCACACTGGACGAGTTGATGTCCATCGTGATGAAGGACCGCATGCCCACGATCGACAGTCAGGCCTTCCCGGATACGTTCCCCGTCTATTTCTGGGCCACGGACAACCGCGACCGTTCCTCTGCCTGGTACGTCTTGTTCGAGAACGGCCGCTCCAACCACTACTTTCCACCCCGTACGAATCGCGACGCCGTGCGATTCGTACGTACCGGGCCCTGGACCAAGGACGCCGGACCACGGCCACCCGGGCACTCACGAAAGCCCTGA
- a CDS encoding DUF1566 domain-containing protein, whose amino-acid sequence MWQRHPLWVLILAGWCCAMHLPWKAHASTDASPHANPQDHAPVTADGRRRFVADGEIVLDRHTGLTWKRCSAGQRWTTGLGCVGLATKLWYEEARQLQSARWRLPTVNELQSLYDKGPQPADPEAFPDAPPTWYWASTPRGEPAVWGVPCGDDGNDSCYQSESKAVRLVRRRQAVK is encoded by the coding sequence ATGTGGCAGCGCCATCCGCTCTGGGTCTTGATACTGGCCGGGTGGTGCTGCGCCATGCATCTGCCCTGGAAGGCACACGCTTCGACAGACGCCTCCCCCCATGCGAACCCCCAGGACCACGCGCCCGTGACGGCGGACGGAAGGCGCCGGTTCGTGGCGGATGGCGAGATCGTGCTTGACCGACACACGGGACTAACGTGGAAACGCTGCAGCGCGGGCCAGCGCTGGACGACGGGACTTGGCTGCGTAGGCCTTGCCACGAAGCTCTGGTACGAAGAGGCCCGGCAACTGCAGTCGGCGCGCTGGCGATTGCCGACCGTAAACGAATTGCAGTCCCTCTACGACAAGGGACCCCAGCCGGCGGATCCGGAAGCCTTCCCGGATGCTCCACCGACTTGGTACTGGGCCTCAACCCCACGGGGCGAACCTGCGGTCTGGGGCGTCCCGTGCGGTGACGACGGCAACGACAGCTGCTATCAGAGCGAATCCAAGGCCGTGCGACTCGTGCGCCGCCGGCAAGCTGTCAAGTAA
- a CDS encoding HupE/UreJ family protein: MTMALSTLGILRLDPDWTEPMIALTIVYIGVENLLALYRARDAGTRPRRSAHWRRIGLVFVFGLIHGVGFSYVLREMGLREDLLGALLYFNAGVELGQIGIIAVTLPALLLWDRARWGRHFSVAVSAAVTLIGAALLVTRL, encoded by the coding sequence GTGACGATGGCGTTATCCACGCTCGGCATCCTGAGACTGGACCCCGATTGGACGGAGCCGATGATTGCCTTGACCATCGTCTACATCGGCGTGGAGAACTTGCTGGCGCTGTACCGCGCGAGAGATGCCGGAACCCGCCCCCGTCGCAGCGCGCACTGGCGGAGAATCGGCCTTGTATTCGTGTTCGGACTCATTCATGGTGTGGGCTTCAGCTATGTCCTTCGCGAGATGGGTCTGCGCGAGGACCTGCTCGGTGCCCTGCTGTACTTCAATGCCGGTGTCGAACTGGGGCAGATCGGAATCATCGCGGTCACACTCCCCGCTCTACTGCTCTGGGACCGGGCGCGATGGGGCCGTCATTTCAGCGTCGCCGTCTCCGCTGCAGTCACCCTCATCGGTGCCGCACTGCTCGTTACCCGGCTTTGA
- a CDS encoding AI-2E family transporter produces MAERIAGNRPCNSLTLRTPPFARDGVRDSRYRARAGTLAAIGFAVSGVPAAALLGVATFFLSVVPSGRRWSGDPRQSGSHYQGQPGGQSSWSSGGVAVVSSIDNFLKPLLISRGSNLPFILVLIGVLGGVLAFGFVGVFLGPTLLAVAYRLIDEWTAQRAFDAQVPAADADIGP; encoded by the coding sequence ATGGCGGAACGTATCGCGGGCAACAGGCCCTGCAACTCGCTGACGTTGCGCACGCCACCATTCGCCCGGGACGGTGTACGGGATTCTCGGTACCGCGCTCGCGCAGGGACTCTGGCTGCCATCGGTTTCGCCGTGTCCGGCGTGCCAGCGGCTGCGCTGCTGGGCGTGGCGACATTCTTCCTGTCGGTCGTTCCGTCGGGCCGCCGCTGGTCTGGGGACCCGCGGCAATCTGGCTCTCACTACCAGGGACAGCCGGGTGGGCAATCTTCCTGGTCATCTGGGGGCGTCGCCGTGGTGAGCAGTATCGACAATTTTCTCAAGCCGCTGCTCATCAGCCGCGGATCCAACCTGCCCTTCATCCTCGTGCTGATCGGTGTGCTCGGCGGGGTGCTCGCCTTCGGTTTCGTCGGCGTGTTTCTCGGGCCGACGCTGCTGGCGGTGGCCTACCGATTGATCGATGAATGGACGGCGCAGCGCGCGTTCGACGCTCAAGTACCGGCTGCCGATGCCGACATAGGTCCGTAG
- a CDS encoding YjfB family protein: MESISALSSALSQIQTEAKVQTAVFRKSLDAEAGAAAGLIQLIGTPQPLATEGALGTRLNIYG, encoded by the coding sequence ATGGAATCCATCAGTGCATTGTCATCCGCCTTGAGCCAGATCCAGACCGAGGCCAAGGTTCAGACCGCCGTCTTCAGGAAGTCACTCGACGCCGAAGCAGGCGCCGCTGCGGGTCTGATCCAGTTGATCGGTACTCCGCAACCTCTTGCCACCGAGGGGGCGCTCGGGACACGTCTCAACATCTACGGCTGA